One genomic segment of Arthrobacter sp. zg-Y1110 includes these proteins:
- a CDS encoding TetR/AcrR family transcriptional regulator, with the protein MPRESGTKRAILDAALDLAAANGISGTTMDDVAERAGVAKGSLYYNFSSKDKLFEKLLLEGVGALTECLRNARSGLAGWKAIESMVRALLELLSENRALAKLMAAEILRTDRTWQHSLHLLRQEALAEFVEPIRQTGGPDGLPDGGTDRLTLIAGSVFGATLMGALDWLVFDPERSVDDVAAAVLYALSGRLQS; encoded by the coding sequence ATGCCACGCGAATCCGGCACGAAGCGCGCCATACTCGACGCCGCATTGGACCTGGCCGCCGCCAACGGCATCTCCGGAACCACCATGGACGACGTGGCCGAACGGGCCGGGGTGGCCAAGGGCAGCCTCTATTACAACTTCTCCTCCAAGGACAAGCTCTTCGAGAAGCTCCTGCTGGAGGGTGTGGGCGCCTTGACCGAGTGCCTCCGGAATGCGCGCAGCGGCCTGGCCGGCTGGAAGGCCATCGAGTCGATGGTCCGCGCCCTGCTGGAGCTGCTGTCCGAAAACCGCGCCCTGGCCAAGCTCATGGCTGCGGAGATCCTGCGCACAGACCGGACCTGGCAGCACTCCCTGCACCTGCTGCGGCAGGAGGCGCTGGCCGAGTTCGTGGAGCCCATCCGTCAGACCGGCGGGCCCGACGGCCTGCCCGACGGCGGAACGGACCGGCTGACCCTGATTGCCGGCAGCGTCTTTGGCGCCACCCTGATGGGTGCGCTTGACTGGCTGGTGTTCGATCCGGAACGTTCCGTGGATGATGTGGCCGCAGCCGTGCTTTATGCGTTGTCCGGGCGGCTGCAGTCCTGA
- a CDS encoding DMT family transporter → MPNAVRMSPLIGLPLSLLAGVAIPSQARVNGALGERLDDGLAAALVSFLVGLVVMIGISLALPRGRAGTGQLIPSLRERRFPRYYVLAGMIGGYFVLSQTLTVAVLGVAVFTVAAVAGQTLTGLVVDRLGIGPAGKKALTVMRVVGAVLTIAAVAWAVSPKLGGGGEPSEWLLPVLLPLTAGMLMSFQQAMNGTTGMHYGTPITATLVNFISGTVLLAAMWGIKVAVSGPGNPLPGEWWLYLGGPLGCIFIGVGALLVRSLGVLLTSLGLIGGQLIGSLLLDIVFPAPGSVVVAATVLGTLLTLVAIVLATLPWNMPGGGPFRRRRTGRTNIGSTPR, encoded by the coding sequence GTGCCAAATGCTGTGCGGATGTCCCCGCTGATCGGTCTGCCCCTGTCCCTGCTCGCCGGGGTTGCCATCCCGTCCCAGGCCCGCGTCAACGGCGCCCTGGGGGAACGGCTCGACGACGGCCTGGCCGCCGCCCTGGTCAGCTTCCTGGTGGGGCTGGTGGTCATGATCGGCATCAGCCTGGCCCTGCCCCGCGGCCGGGCCGGCACCGGACAGCTGATTCCCTCGCTGCGGGAACGGCGGTTCCCGCGCTACTACGTGCTGGCCGGCATGATCGGCGGCTACTTCGTGCTCTCCCAGACCCTGACGGTGGCCGTCCTGGGCGTGGCAGTGTTCACGGTCGCCGCCGTCGCCGGGCAGACCCTCACCGGGCTGGTGGTGGACCGGCTCGGTATCGGACCGGCCGGCAAGAAGGCGCTGACCGTGATGCGCGTAGTCGGCGCGGTGCTGACCATTGCCGCCGTGGCCTGGGCCGTCAGCCCGAAGCTTGGGGGCGGGGGAGAGCCGTCCGAATGGCTCCTGCCGGTGCTGCTTCCCCTGACTGCCGGCATGCTGATGAGTTTCCAGCAGGCCATGAACGGCACCACGGGCATGCATTACGGCACCCCCATCACCGCCACGCTGGTGAACTTCATTTCCGGCACCGTCCTGCTGGCCGCGATGTGGGGAATCAAGGTGGCGGTTTCGGGACCGGGCAATCCGCTGCCCGGCGAGTGGTGGCTGTACCTCGGCGGGCCGCTGGGCTGCATCTTCATCGGTGTCGGTGCCCTGCTGGTGCGCAGCCTGGGAGTCCTGCTGACCAGTCTCGGGCTCATCGGCGGACAGCTGATCGGCTCGCTGCTCCTGGACATTGTCTTCCCCGCGCCCGGTTCGGTGGTAGTGGCGGCAACGGTACTCGGCACGCTGCTGACACTGGTCGCCATCGTGCTGGCCACGCTGCCGTGGAACATGCCCGGCGGCGGCCCGTTCCGCCGTCGTCGTACCGGCCGGACCAACATCGGATCCACCCCGCGCTGA
- the dusB gene encoding tRNA dihydrouridine synthase DusB — translation MTVLSPELKLELPPLQLGPITVDTPVILAPMAGITNKAFRRLCREYGGGLYVTEMVTSRALVERSPESMRIIKHDDDEKVRSVQLYGVDPKTVGAAVRLLVEEDRADHIDLNFGCPVPKVTRKGGGSALPWKLDLFTAIVQTAVKEASRGNVPLTIKMRKGIDEDHLTFLDAGKIARDSGVAAVTLHGRTASQFYSGKADWSAIAELREALPDMNVLGNGDIWSAEDAIRMVRETGVDGVVIGRGCQGRPWLFGDLEAAFEGRTERHRPGLKQVSDSVYRHAELLVETFGDEVIALRDIRKHMAWYFKGYVVGGDLRAKLATVPSLAVLRELLDQLDPDAPYPGTDAEGPRGRAGTPKKTALPEGWLDGRELNAAQKSIISAAELDVSGG, via the coding sequence GTGACTGTTTTATCTCCGGAACTCAAGCTTGAGCTTCCCCCGCTGCAACTAGGCCCGATCACCGTGGACACCCCGGTGATCCTGGCACCCATGGCCGGCATCACCAACAAGGCCTTCCGCCGGCTCTGCCGCGAATACGGGGGAGGGCTGTACGTGACTGAGATGGTCACCTCCCGCGCCCTCGTGGAACGTTCGCCGGAATCCATGCGGATCATCAAGCACGACGACGACGAAAAGGTCCGTTCCGTCCAGCTCTACGGCGTGGACCCCAAGACCGTCGGTGCAGCCGTCCGCCTGCTGGTCGAGGAGGACCGTGCCGACCACATTGACCTGAACTTCGGCTGCCCCGTCCCGAAGGTCACCCGCAAGGGCGGCGGTTCGGCCCTGCCGTGGAAGCTGGACCTGTTCACCGCCATTGTGCAGACGGCGGTGAAGGAAGCCTCCCGGGGCAACGTGCCGCTGACCATCAAGATGCGCAAGGGCATTGACGAGGACCACCTGACCTTCCTTGATGCCGGGAAGATCGCCCGCGACTCCGGCGTTGCTGCCGTGACCCTGCACGGACGTACCGCGTCGCAGTTCTACTCCGGCAAAGCCGACTGGTCCGCCATCGCGGAACTGCGCGAAGCCCTGCCGGACATGAACGTCCTGGGCAACGGCGACATCTGGTCCGCTGAGGACGCCATCCGCATGGTTCGCGAAACCGGCGTTGACGGCGTCGTCATCGGACGCGGCTGCCAGGGCCGCCCGTGGCTCTTCGGTGACCTGGAAGCGGCTTTCGAGGGACGCACCGAGCGGCACCGGCCCGGATTGAAGCAGGTATCCGACAGTGTGTACCGGCATGCGGAACTGCTGGTGGAGACCTTCGGTGACGAAGTGATTGCCCTGCGCGACATCCGCAAGCACATGGCCTGGTACTTCAAGGGCTACGTAGTAGGGGGAGACCTCCGCGCTAAACTGGCCACGGTACCGTCCCTGGCGGTACTCCGTGAACTGCTGGACCAGCTGGACCCCGATGCTCCCTACCCCGGCACAGACGCCGAGGGACCGCGCGGACGGGCCGGAACACCCAAAAAGACAGCGCTGCCGGAAGGCTGGTTGGACGGGCGGGAACTCAACGCCGCCCAGAAATCCATCATCTCGGCAGCCGAACTCGACGTATCAGGCGGCTAA
- a CDS encoding GNAT family N-acetyltransferase translates to MAISFREWREDDDLKLNQLWGDPESAQAGQFRAVLRPSSNEPWSRCIVAEDDGIPVAAGVVYETSLHPDRLWAYVEVARENRHAGLGTALLGMLRKEAESAPSGVTKLRAKVEPGTPAAGFAEAAGLTPIQRSCVVLVEPGKLKLPVFTDDGPQLDEAATGSVELTQSVTQFYNAVHDWDRADMTLGKAQQMLLNDATGASGAVVLRDKPKKDGGKIAAFAVSYTQERTDEPADVLVGYDTTLDLDEAQAAVESLVAMLAYQYPVQLEVDESMTAVVRALEPLIKAGVARQVGSETLILSD, encoded by the coding sequence ATGGCTATTTCGTTCCGCGAATGGCGTGAAGACGACGATCTCAAGCTCAACCAGCTCTGGGGCGACCCGGAGAGTGCGCAGGCCGGGCAGTTCCGTGCCGTGCTGCGCCCGTCCTCCAATGAGCCGTGGAGCCGCTGCATCGTGGCCGAAGACGACGGCATTCCGGTAGCAGCCGGCGTTGTCTACGAGACGAGCCTGCACCCGGACCGGCTGTGGGCCTACGTGGAGGTAGCCCGGGAAAACCGGCACGCCGGCCTGGGCACCGCCCTGCTGGGCATGCTGCGCAAGGAAGCCGAGTCGGCGCCGTCGGGCGTGACCAAGCTGCGCGCGAAGGTGGAGCCGGGCACCCCGGCCGCCGGGTTCGCCGAAGCAGCCGGGCTCACCCCGATCCAGCGGTCCTGCGTGGTGCTGGTGGAACCGGGCAAGCTGAAGCTGCCCGTATTCACCGACGACGGACCCCAGCTGGACGAAGCAGCCACCGGTTCGGTGGAACTCACCCAGTCAGTCACGCAGTTCTACAACGCCGTGCATGACTGGGACCGCGCCGACATGACACTCGGCAAGGCCCAGCAGATGCTGCTGAATGACGCCACCGGAGCTTCCGGCGCTGTCGTCCTGCGGGACAAGCCGAAGAAGGACGGCGGGAAGATCGCTGCCTTCGCCGTGAGCTACACGCAGGAACGCACGGACGAACCCGCCGATGTGCTGGTGGGGTATGACACCACCCTGGACCTCGACGAGGCGCAGGCCGCAGTGGAGTCCCTGGTGGCGATGCTCGCGTACCAGTACCCGGTGCAGCTGGAAGTGGATGAGTCCATGACCGCAGTGGTCCGGGCCCTGGAACCGCTGATCAAGGCGGGTGTGGCCCGGCAGGTCGGCAGCGAAACGCTGATCCTCAGCGACTAG
- a CDS encoding RNA-binding S4 domain-containing protein — protein sequence MSSSDAQDLPIRDEMIRLGQLLKLANLAEDGIQAKQLIEDGMVKVNGDIEERRGRQLHAGDLVSVNGETVRVTREG from the coding sequence ATGAGTTCCTCCGATGCCCAAGACCTTCCCATCCGCGACGAAATGATCCGCCTGGGCCAGCTGCTCAAGCTCGCCAACCTGGCCGAAGACGGCATCCAGGCCAAACAGCTGATCGAAGACGGAATGGTCAAGGTCAACGGCGACATTGAAGAGCGCCGCGGCCGCCAGCTGCACGCCGGCGACCTCGTCTCCGTCAACGGCGAAACGGTGCGGGTTACCCGCGAGGGCTAG
- a CDS encoding deoxyguanosinetriphosphate triphosphohydrolase: MTFPQAVQTAGYTEVDLARWVTEPAKNTNRTQFGRDRARVLHSSALRRLGAKTQVVAPDTDDFVRTRLTHSLEVAQVGRELGNALGCDPDVVDAACLSHDLGHPPFGHNGETALNDIAHAIGGFEGNAQTLRLLTRLEPKIIAPDGTPAGLNLTRASLDAATKYPWSIADAPLVNGHRTTKFGVYEDDLPVFTWLRDGAPDGRSCLEAQVMDLADDISYSVHDVEDAIVAGHVQLKWLDNPDQRARVVGYTQQWYLPGVEAAAIEAALARLEATNVWVRESDGSRRAMAALKDMTSQLIGRFCNSALEATRGIYGTDPLTRYNAEMVVPEDTQLEIAVMKGLATTFVMTTDQRQPLYERQREILTALVAQLSATGDKHLDPMFAADWRDAADDGARLRVVVDQVASLTDGSALALHERLVGPVPALW, encoded by the coding sequence ATGACCTTCCCGCAGGCAGTCCAAACCGCAGGCTATACCGAAGTTGACCTGGCCCGCTGGGTTACGGAACCGGCGAAAAACACCAACCGCACGCAGTTCGGCCGAGACCGGGCACGGGTGCTGCATTCCTCCGCCCTGCGCCGGCTGGGTGCCAAGACTCAGGTGGTCGCCCCGGATACGGACGACTTCGTCCGCACCCGGCTGACGCACAGCCTCGAAGTGGCGCAGGTGGGCCGGGAACTGGGCAATGCGCTCGGCTGCGATCCCGACGTCGTCGACGCCGCGTGCCTGTCCCATGACCTGGGCCACCCGCCCTTCGGCCACAACGGCGAGACCGCGCTTAACGACATTGCGCATGCGATCGGCGGCTTCGAAGGCAACGCGCAGACGCTGCGGCTGCTGACCCGGCTGGAGCCGAAGATCATTGCTCCCGACGGCACGCCTGCCGGGCTGAATTTGACCCGGGCAAGCCTGGACGCCGCCACCAAATACCCGTGGTCCATTGCAGACGCTCCGCTCGTCAACGGGCACCGCACCACGAAGTTCGGTGTCTACGAGGATGACCTGCCCGTCTTCACCTGGCTGCGCGACGGAGCTCCGGACGGACGCTCCTGCCTCGAAGCGCAGGTGATGGACCTGGCGGACGACATCTCCTACTCGGTGCACGACGTCGAAGACGCAATAGTCGCCGGCCACGTCCAGCTCAAATGGCTGGACAATCCCGACCAGCGTGCCCGCGTGGTCGGCTACACGCAGCAGTGGTACCTGCCGGGCGTCGAGGCCGCCGCCATTGAAGCCGCCCTCGCACGGCTGGAAGCCACGAACGTCTGGGTGCGCGAATCCGACGGCAGCCGCCGTGCGATGGCTGCCCTGAAGGACATGACCAGCCAGCTCATCGGCCGGTTCTGCAACAGCGCCCTCGAAGCGACGCGGGGCATCTACGGCACCGATCCGCTGACCCGGTACAACGCCGAAATGGTGGTCCCCGAGGACACCCAGCTGGAAATCGCCGTTATGAAGGGCCTGGCCACCACGTTCGTTATGACCACTGACCAACGCCAGCCCCTGTACGAACGCCAGCGTGAGATTCTCACTGCCCTCGTCGCCCAGCTCTCCGCCACCGGGGATAAGCACCTGGACCCGATGTTCGCCGCAGACTGGCGGGACGCGGCCGACGACGGCGCCCGGCTGCGCGTCGTCGTCGACCAGGTGGCCTCGCTGACGGACGGTTCGGCACTCGCCCTCCACGAGCGGCTCGTAGGTCCGGTTCCGGCGCTCTGGTAG
- a CDS encoding alpha/beta hydrolase, which produces MTKSAWNPVVLWSKPEAERAGTPLLVLFHGYLANEEDLMGLADYLPSDFTIASVRAPQASGPGYTWFPLMSDADYSVDAVVDSVADVAAWLDTVRDNHTSVSLLGFSMGMAVATTLMRHRPQDFAAVVGLSGFVVPSQDNPFFHDDELQPGGMQFFWGRDQADPVIDAPRIEYTHAWLNAHTALTKILYSNMGHGINMQELGHVKEFLVHTVLRANTRAN; this is translated from the coding sequence ATGACGAAATCCGCGTGGAATCCTGTTGTCCTCTGGTCCAAACCCGAAGCCGAACGGGCCGGCACCCCGCTGCTGGTGCTGTTCCACGGTTACCTGGCCAATGAAGAGGACCTGATGGGGCTGGCCGATTACCTGCCCTCTGACTTCACCATCGCTTCGGTCCGGGCACCGCAGGCCTCCGGGCCGGGCTACACCTGGTTCCCGCTGATGAGCGACGCCGATTACTCAGTGGACGCAGTGGTTGATTCGGTAGCGGACGTCGCCGCATGGCTCGACACCGTTCGGGACAATCACACCAGCGTCAGCCTCTTGGGCTTTTCGATGGGGATGGCCGTGGCCACCACCCTGATGCGGCACCGGCCGCAGGACTTCGCCGCCGTCGTCGGACTCTCCGGTTTTGTGGTCCCTTCGCAGGACAACCCGTTCTTCCACGACGACGAACTGCAGCCGGGCGGCATGCAGTTCTTCTGGGGACGCGACCAGGCCGACCCGGTCATCGACGCGCCGCGGATCGAATACACGCACGCGTGGCTCAATGCCCACACCGCACTGACCAAGATCCTCTATTCGAACATGGGCCACGGCATCAACATGCAGGAGCTGGGCCATGTGAAGGAGTTCCTGGTGCATACGGTGCTGCGCGCCAACACCCGGGCGAACTAG
- a CDS encoding glycine--tRNA ligase — protein sequence MASTKSKLDPIISLAKRRGFVFQSGEIYGGSRSAWDYGPLGVELKENIKKQWWQHMVRGRDDVVGLDSAVILPRQVWEASGHVEVFSDPLVECLSCHKRYRADHLEEAYEEKKGHAPENGLADIACANCGTKGQWTEPQEFSGLLKTFLGPVANEEGMHYLRPETAQGIFVNFNNVLTTSRKKPPFGIGQIGKSFRNEITPGNFIFRTREFEQMEMEFFVEPGTDEEWHKYWIENRFNWYTELGINPENLRLFEHPLEKLSHYSKGTTDVEYRFGFQGSEWGELEGIANRTDFDLGTHSKHSGTDLSYFNQATNERFTPYVIEPAAGLTRSFMAFLVDSYTEDEAPNAKGGVDKRTVLKLDPRLAPVKAAVLPLSRNEDLSPKAKDLAAQLRRNWNIDFDDAGAIGRRYRRQDEIGTPFCITVDFDTLEDQAVTVRERDTMAQERVSLDKVEGYLAERLIGA from the coding sequence ATGGCTTCGACCAAATCCAAGCTGGATCCCATCATCTCCCTGGCCAAGCGCCGGGGGTTCGTCTTCCAGTCGGGAGAGATTTACGGCGGGTCCCGGTCCGCCTGGGATTACGGCCCCCTGGGTGTCGAACTCAAGGAAAACATCAAGAAGCAGTGGTGGCAGCACATGGTCCGCGGCCGCGACGACGTCGTCGGGCTGGATTCCGCCGTCATTCTTCCGCGCCAGGTCTGGGAAGCTTCCGGCCACGTTGAGGTGTTCTCGGATCCGCTGGTGGAGTGCCTGAGCTGCCACAAGCGCTACCGGGCCGACCACCTCGAAGAGGCCTACGAGGAAAAGAAGGGCCACGCACCCGAAAACGGCCTGGCCGACATTGCCTGCGCCAACTGCGGCACCAAGGGCCAGTGGACCGAACCGCAGGAATTCTCCGGCCTGCTCAAGACCTTCCTCGGCCCCGTGGCCAATGAAGAAGGCATGCATTACCTTCGCCCCGAAACCGCGCAGGGCATCTTCGTGAACTTCAACAACGTGCTGACCACTTCGCGCAAGAAGCCGCCGTTCGGCATCGGCCAGATCGGCAAGAGCTTCCGCAACGAAATCACGCCGGGCAACTTCATTTTCCGCACCCGCGAGTTCGAGCAGATGGAAATGGAGTTCTTCGTCGAGCCGGGCACGGACGAGGAATGGCACAAGTACTGGATCGAAAACCGGTTCAACTGGTACACGGAGCTGGGGATCAACCCGGAGAACCTGCGCCTCTTCGAGCACCCGCTGGAGAAGCTCAGCCACTACTCCAAGGGCACCACCGACGTCGAATACCGCTTCGGTTTCCAGGGCTCCGAGTGGGGCGAGCTCGAGGGCATTGCCAACCGCACCGACTTCGACCTCGGCACGCACTCCAAGCACTCCGGTACGGACCTGAGCTACTTCAACCAGGCCACGAACGAACGCTTCACCCCGTACGTGATCGAGCCCGCCGCCGGCCTGACCCGTTCCTTCATGGCGTTCCTCGTGGATTCCTACACCGAGGATGAGGCACCCAACGCGAAGGGCGGCGTCGACAAGCGCACCGTCCTGAAGCTGGATCCGCGCCTGGCACCGGTCAAGGCTGCCGTGCTGCCGCTCAGCCGCAACGAAGACCTTTCGCCCAAGGCCAAGGACCTCGCCGCGCAGCTGCGCCGCAACTGGAACATCGACTTCGACGACGCCGGCGCCATTGGCCGCCGGTACCGCCGGCAGGACGAAATCGGCACCCCGTTCTGCATCACCGTCGACTTCGACACGCTCGAGGACCAGGCTGTGACCGTCCGCGAACGCGACACCATGGCGCAGGAGCGCGTGAGCCTGGACAAGGTTGAGGGCTACCTGGCCGAACGGCTGATCGGCGCGTAA
- a CDS encoding short-chain fatty acid transporter produces the protein MTTAAKSTSAPSEKGLARVAQVMARWTEKWFPDAYVFALGGVVLVALAALLNGSSPQAVVDSFGNGFWDLTAFTLQMAMVVLTGYTVATSPPVARLIARLALVPQTAATAVSFVAFLSMSVSFLNWGLSLVFGGLLARAIARRRDLQVDYRALGAAAFMGLGAVWALGLSSSAAQLQATAASLPPALLEVTGVLDFGKTIFTWQSLLTCAILIVLTTLIAHFSAPRGAAIRTAQDLGVDLDDSPEPAAKRERPGEWLEYSRILPVLLGLLTVGWLVSQFVTKPFLTVISSLNGYLLVFLILGLVLHGTPRNFLQAVTKAVPATAGILVQFPLYAAMAAILTKAEGSGGITVSEHLAEFFTSIGSGGGFAVVIAVYTVILGVFVPSGGGKWLVEAPYVMQSATDVEMNLGWTVQIYNVAEALPNLVNPFFMLPLLAVLKLRARDLVGFTFLQFTIHLPVVLLLVWLLGMTFSFEPPVIPPEAPAPAP, from the coding sequence ATGACCACCGCTGCCAAGAGCACCTCCGCACCGTCCGAGAAGGGGTTGGCCCGCGTAGCCCAGGTGATGGCCCGCTGGACGGAGAAATGGTTCCCGGATGCTTATGTCTTCGCCCTCGGCGGCGTGGTTCTTGTCGCTTTGGCTGCCCTGCTGAACGGTTCCTCGCCGCAGGCCGTGGTGGACTCCTTCGGGAACGGCTTCTGGGACCTCACGGCCTTTACCCTGCAGATGGCCATGGTGGTGCTCACCGGCTACACCGTGGCCACGTCCCCGCCGGTGGCACGGCTGATCGCCCGGCTGGCGCTTGTTCCGCAGACGGCGGCAACCGCCGTCAGCTTCGTGGCTTTCCTGTCCATGTCCGTGTCCTTCCTGAACTGGGGGCTTAGCCTGGTCTTCGGCGGGCTGCTGGCACGTGCGATTGCCCGCCGGCGCGACCTCCAAGTGGACTACCGCGCCCTGGGAGCAGCGGCGTTTATGGGGCTGGGCGCCGTGTGGGCGCTGGGGCTCTCTTCCTCAGCCGCGCAGCTGCAGGCAACGGCGGCCTCCCTGCCGCCGGCGCTGTTGGAGGTCACCGGGGTGCTGGACTTCGGCAAGACCATCTTCACGTGGCAGTCCCTGCTGACCTGCGCCATCCTCATCGTGCTGACTACCCTCATTGCCCACTTCTCCGCTCCGCGCGGGGCGGCTATCCGCACGGCGCAGGACCTGGGCGTGGACCTGGACGATTCCCCGGAGCCGGCGGCCAAGCGCGAGCGTCCAGGCGAGTGGCTGGAGTACAGCCGCATCCTGCCGGTGCTGCTCGGCCTGCTCACCGTCGGCTGGCTGGTATCGCAGTTCGTGACCAAGCCCTTCCTGACGGTGATCTCGAGCCTGAACGGCTATCTGCTGGTCTTCCTGATCCTGGGCCTGGTGCTGCACGGCACCCCGCGCAACTTCCTGCAGGCGGTAACCAAGGCCGTTCCGGCGACGGCCGGCATCCTGGTGCAGTTCCCCCTGTATGCGGCCATGGCGGCCATCCTGACGAAGGCTGAGGGGTCCGGCGGCATAACCGTCTCCGAACATCTGGCCGAGTTCTTCACCAGCATCGGTTCCGGGGGCGGCTTTGCCGTGGTGATTGCGGTCTATACCGTCATCCTCGGCGTCTTTGTTCCATCGGGCGGCGGGAAGTGGCTGGTGGAGGCACCCTATGTGATGCAGTCCGCCACCGACGTCGAAATGAACCTGGGCTGGACCGTACAGATCTACAACGTAGCCGAGGCCCTGCCGAACCTGGTGAATCCCTTCTTTATGCTCCCGCTGCTGGCGGTCTTGAAGCTGCGGGCCAGGGACCTGGTGGGATTCACGTTCCTGCAGTTCACCATCCACCTCCCGGTGGTGCTGCTGCTGGTCTGGCTGCTGGGCATGACCTTCAGCTTCGAACCTCCCGTGATCCCTCCGGAGGCACCCGCACCGGCACCGTAG